One genomic window of Acidovorax radicis includes the following:
- a CDS encoding tripartite tricarboxylate transporter substrate binding protein produces the protein MTTPSILSLTRRHLVAGGLLGAATHALPSLAADAWPSKPVRLIVPFPPGGPVDTTARVASQKLSEIWKTPMVIDNRAGAGGVVGAQAAAREAPDGYTLFLGAIHHSVNPSLMGNLPYDIEKDFAPISFAAMFPVFIVAHPSVPANTIQELIALAKKGTPLAYGSSGNGGGTHLAGELFNMEAGTKLQHIPYKGSAPAMNDLLGGQVQLMFSDAPTALQHIKSGRIKVLGVASRQRSAMLPNVPTGVESGLPGYEAYSWAALFAPAKTPQAVLDKINTDFNTAFKDPAVRQRLLEAGAEADPGTQEQMRKRLRSELDKWAKVIKTAGITAG, from the coding sequence ATGACCACCCCCTCCATCCTCTCCCTCACTCGCCGTCACCTTGTCGCGGGTGGCCTGCTGGGCGCCGCCACGCACGCGCTGCCGTCTTTGGCCGCCGATGCCTGGCCGAGCAAGCCGGTGCGCTTGATCGTGCCCTTTCCGCCCGGCGGGCCCGTGGACACCACGGCCCGCGTCGCGAGCCAAAAGCTGTCCGAGATCTGGAAGACCCCGATGGTGATCGACAACCGCGCGGGCGCGGGCGGCGTGGTGGGGGCGCAGGCTGCGGCCCGCGAGGCGCCCGACGGCTACACCCTCTTCCTGGGGGCCATCCACCACTCGGTCAACCCTTCGCTGATGGGTAACCTGCCCTACGACATCGAGAAAGACTTCGCGCCCATCAGCTTCGCCGCCATGTTCCCCGTGTTCATCGTGGCCCATCCGTCGGTACCTGCCAACACCATCCAGGAGCTGATCGCACTGGCCAAGAAGGGCACGCCGCTGGCCTATGGCTCTTCGGGCAACGGCGGCGGCACACACCTGGCGGGCGAGCTGTTCAATATGGAGGCAGGCACCAAGCTGCAGCACATTCCCTACAAAGGCAGCGCACCGGCGATGAACGACCTGCTGGGCGGGCAAGTGCAGCTGATGTTCAGCGATGCACCCACGGCGCTGCAGCACATCAAGTCCGGCCGCATCAAGGTGCTGGGCGTCGCCAGTCGCCAGCGCTCGGCTATGCTGCCCAACGTGCCCACGGGCGTGGAGTCTGGCCTGCCCGGCTACGAGGCGTATTCGTGGGCGGCCCTGTTCGCCCCCGCCAAGACGCCGCAGGCCGTGCTGGACAAGATCAACACCGACTTCAACACCGCCTTCAAGGACCCCGCCGTGCGCCAGCGCCTGCTCGAGGCCGGAGCCGAGGCCGATCCGGGCACACAGGAGCAGATGCGCAAGCGCCTGCGCAGCGAGCTGGACAAGTGGGCCAAGGTCATCAAGACGGCGGGGATTACGGCGGGGTGA
- a CDS encoding class I adenylate-forming enzyme family protein, producing the protein MTARIHQLLDRWLVEAPQRPFIHLPDGTSLSFADLAALTDTAEAELRAIDVRPGDRVLVVAENCPEHAALILACSRVGAWSCGVNARMANGEIDAFATKADARVVYFTASASRSAVAHALRYSALGSALPGMQHSPVRTDAQPEPAPLRDDVAALIFTSGTTGAPKGVMVTHDGLALFARVSAGSRQLGPQDRSYAFVPMTHIFGLGTVLMASLHAGAQLVMRPQFDPADLLDALAHHGISQLQGPPALYARLLAWLHEQGITHPTAPALRYVYTGAGPLDLTLKKRIEAAFGQTLHHGYGLSEYAGSVYLTRLSEQRPDTSAGYVVEGAEVQVTDPITGQPLRVGERGELWIRGRGLMAGYFRDPQATAAVMRDGGWYASGDLGELHADGALFVVGRLKEMIIRSGFNVYPAEVELVLNALPGVQRSAVIGRPEQDGNEEVIAFVELAPGARFDETAARARLREQLAPYKQPSHIVTVTELPTSHNGKVLKRQLQERAATL; encoded by the coding sequence ATGACAGCACGCATTCACCAGCTGCTCGACCGCTGGCTGGTCGAGGCGCCCCAGCGCCCCTTCATTCACCTGCCGGACGGCACCAGCCTGAGCTTTGCCGACCTGGCCGCGCTCACCGACACGGCCGAGGCCGAGCTGCGAGCGATCGATGTGCGCCCCGGCGACCGGGTGCTGGTGGTGGCCGAAAACTGCCCCGAGCATGCTGCGTTGATCCTGGCCTGCAGCCGCGTGGGCGCCTGGTCGTGTGGCGTCAACGCGCGCATGGCCAACGGCGAGATCGATGCCTTTGCCACCAAGGCCGATGCACGCGTGGTGTATTTCACTGCAAGCGCCTCGCGCAGCGCGGTCGCCCACGCGTTGCGCTACAGCGCCTTGGGCTCTGCCCTGCCGGGTATGCAGCACAGCCCCGTGCGCACCGATGCGCAGCCCGAGCCAGCGCCGCTGCGGGATGACGTGGCGGCCCTGATTTTCACCTCGGGCACCACCGGCGCGCCCAAAGGCGTGATGGTGACGCACGACGGACTGGCCCTGTTTGCGCGGGTGTCGGCGGGTTCGCGCCAGCTGGGGCCGCAGGACCGCAGCTATGCCTTCGTACCCATGACGCACATCTTCGGTCTGGGCACGGTGCTGATGGCATCGCTGCACGCGGGCGCGCAGCTCGTGATGCGGCCCCAATTCGATCCCGCCGACCTGCTCGATGCGCTGGCGCACCACGGTATTTCGCAACTGCAAGGGCCGCCCGCGCTGTACGCGCGGCTGCTGGCCTGGCTGCATGAGCAGGGCATCACCCACCCCACGGCGCCCGCGCTGCGTTACGTGTACACCGGCGCGGGCCCGCTGGACCTGACGCTGAAAAAGCGCATCGAAGCGGCCTTTGGCCAGACGCTGCACCATGGCTACGGGCTGTCGGAATATGCGGGCTCGGTCTACCTCACGCGCCTGTCCGAGCAGCGGCCAGACACCAGTGCAGGCTACGTCGTCGAGGGCGCCGAGGTGCAGGTCACCGACCCGATTACCGGCCAGCCTTTGCGCGTGGGTGAGCGCGGCGAGCTGTGGATACGCGGGCGCGGCCTGATGGCCGGCTACTTTCGCGACCCGCAGGCCACTGCCGCCGTGATGCGCGATGGCGGCTGGTACGCCAGCGGCGACCTGGGCGAGCTGCATGCCGACGGTGCGCTGTTTGTCGTCGGGCGGCTCAAGGAAATGATCATTCGATCAGGCTTCAACGTCTATCCGGCCGAGGTCGAGCTGGTGCTCAACGCGCTGCCCGGCGTGCAGCGCAGCGCCGTCATCGGCCGCCCGGAGCAGGACGGCAACGAGGAGGTGATCGCCTTTGTCGAGCTGGCGCCCGGCGCCCGCTTTGACGAAACCGCCGCCCGCGCGCGGCTGCGCGAGCAGCTAGCGCCCTACAAGCAACCCAGCCACATCGTCACCGTGACCGAACTGCCCACCAGCCACAACGGCAAGGTGCTCAAGCGCCAGTTGCAAGAGCGCGCCGCCACCCTTTAA
- a CDS encoding Bug family tripartite tricarboxylate transporter substrate binding protein: MHSSHRRLAMAALALAPLALAMSPAAAQDTQPVRLIVGYAAGGPVDQGARLFGQALSKELGLPVTVDNKTGANATIAGNEVVRAKPDGLTLWFAASPTITISPNVMTKMPFDPAKDLAPVAPILSYYNVLVVNNNEPYKNVRELVAYAKANPGKLAYGSAGVGGSNHLGALLFANRSGIEMNHVPYRGNAPAMTDVIGGQLNMMLDIISTASTYIHSGKVRALAVTSPQRNASLPDVPTFAESGIEGLKGFDVGGWYGVYGPRGMAPELVAKLNQAVNAALAQPDLKKRYKELGYDEWTGSPQKLAERAAKERAMWATVTQGIVVD; this comes from the coding sequence ATGCATTCTTCCCACCGCCGCCTTGCCATGGCCGCACTGGCCCTGGCGCCCCTCGCCTTGGCCATGTCCCCCGCCGCCGCCCAGGACACGCAGCCCGTGCGCCTCATCGTCGGCTATGCCGCGGGTGGCCCGGTGGACCAGGGCGCGCGCCTGTTTGGCCAGGCACTGTCCAAAGAGCTGGGCTTGCCGGTCACGGTGGATAACAAGACCGGCGCCAACGCCACCATTGCCGGCAACGAGGTGGTGCGCGCCAAGCCCGATGGCCTCACGCTGTGGTTTGCCGCCAGTCCCACCATCACCATCAGCCCCAACGTGATGACCAAGATGCCGTTCGACCCGGCCAAGGACCTGGCGCCGGTGGCCCCCATCCTGAGCTACTACAACGTGCTGGTGGTCAACAACAACGAGCCCTACAAGAACGTGCGCGAGCTGGTGGCCTATGCCAAGGCCAACCCCGGCAAGCTGGCCTACGGTTCGGCCGGCGTGGGCGGCTCCAACCACCTGGGTGCGCTGCTGTTTGCCAACCGCAGCGGCATCGAGATGAACCACGTCCCTTACCGGGGCAACGCGCCAGCCATGACCGACGTCATCGGCGGCCAGCTCAACATGATGCTGGACATCATCAGCACGGCCAGCACCTACATCCACAGCGGCAAGGTGCGCGCGCTGGCCGTCACCTCGCCGCAGCGCAATGCCTCGCTGCCCGATGTACCCACCTTCGCCGAGTCGGGCATCGAGGGCCTCAAGGGCTTTGACGTGGGCGGCTGGTACGGCGTCTATGGCCCCAGGGGCATGGCGCCCGAACTGGTGGCCAAGCTCAACCAGGCCGTCAATGCAGCCCTCGCCCAGCCGGATCTGAAAAAACGCTACAAGGAACTGGGGTACGACGAATGGACGGGCAGCCCCCAGAAACTGGCCGAACGCGCCGCCAAGGAGCGCGCCATGTGGGCCACGGTGACCCAGGGCATCGTGGTGGATTGA
- a CDS encoding acetyl-CoA C-acetyltransferase: MRRAAIVTPVRTPVGTFGGSLRPVPVEELAATTVRAVVQRSGIDPARIDDVVLAQSYANSEVPCVGRWAALQAGLPVSVPGMQLDRRCGGGLQAIVTAAMMVQSGAADVVIAGGVESMSNIEYYSTDMRWGARSGNVRFFDRLDRGRERSQPVERFGKISGMIETAENLARDYGITREEADAYALRSHQRAAAAWAAGRFADEIVAVPVPQRKGDPVLFSQDEGFRPETTPASLAKLRALMPGGTVTAGNASQQNDASAACLIVAEDKLAELGLTPMATLVGWAAAGCEPSHMGIGPVPAVKKLLARLNLQLEDMDLVELNEAFACQVLAVLKGWEWQDQDAIAHKLNVNGSGISLGHPIGATGVRVLATLLHELQRRKGRYGLETMCIGGGQGIAAVFERI, translated from the coding sequence ATGCGCAGAGCCGCCATCGTCACCCCCGTTCGCACCCCTGTCGGCACCTTCGGCGGCAGCCTGCGGCCCGTGCCCGTCGAGGAGCTGGCCGCCACCACCGTGCGTGCCGTGGTGCAGCGCAGCGGCATCGACCCCGCGCGCATCGATGACGTGGTCTTGGCCCAGTCGTACGCCAACAGCGAGGTGCCCTGCGTGGGCCGCTGGGCCGCGCTGCAGGCAGGGCTGCCGGTGTCGGTGCCGGGCATGCAGCTGGACCGCCGCTGCGGCGGCGGCCTGCAGGCCATCGTCACGGCCGCGATGATGGTGCAAAGCGGCGCCGCCGACGTCGTGATTGCCGGCGGCGTGGAGAGCATGAGCAACATCGAGTACTACAGCACCGACATGCGCTGGGGCGCTCGCTCGGGCAACGTGCGCTTTTTTGACCGGCTGGACCGCGGGCGCGAGCGCTCACAGCCAGTGGAGCGCTTCGGCAAGATCAGCGGAATGATCGAGACCGCCGAGAACCTGGCGCGCGACTACGGCATCACCCGCGAAGAGGCCGACGCCTATGCCCTGCGCAGCCACCAGCGCGCGGCGGCGGCCTGGGCGGCGGGGCGCTTTGCCGACGAGATCGTTGCCGTACCGGTGCCCCAGCGCAAGGGCGACCCGGTGCTTTTCAGCCAGGACGAGGGCTTCCGGCCCGAGACCACACCCGCAAGCCTGGCCAAGCTGCGCGCGCTGATGCCGGGCGGCACCGTCACGGCCGGCAACGCGAGCCAGCAAAACGATGCGAGCGCCGCCTGCCTGATCGTGGCCGAGGACAAGCTGGCCGAGCTGGGCCTGACGCCCATGGCCACGCTGGTAGGCTGGGCGGCGGCGGGCTGCGAGCCCTCGCACATGGGCATTGGCCCGGTGCCGGCCGTGAAAAAGCTGCTGGCGCGCCTGAACCTCCAACTCGAAGACATGGACCTGGTGGAACTCAACGAGGCGTTTGCCTGCCAGGTGCTGGCCGTGCTCAAGGGCTGGGAATGGCAGGACCAGGATGCCATCGCGCACAAGCTCAACGTCAACGGCTCAGGCATCTCGCTGGGCCACCCCATCGGCGCCACCGGCGTGCGCGTTCTGGCCACGCTGCTGCATGAGCTGCAGCGCCGCAAGGGCCGCTACGGGCTGGAGACGATGTGCATCGGCGGCGGCCAGGGCATTGCGGCGGTGTTCGAGCGAATCTGA
- a CDS encoding acetyl-CoA hydrolase/transferase family protein — translation MSLLAERLQALIRPGDTLWWGQATAEPLTLTRALVAHRHALAQGGRLRVFVGIGASDTLQPEQADAIDFFGYAAGGPHRRLAEAGVLDILPSHYSHLPGLIRAGVLPVDVVLLQVSPPDEEGRYSLGLAQEYLPAALEQARVVIGEVNPAIPWTHGSVHLQAGDFALLIDAEHPPLEQNRTAPGPVEQAIARHVAALIDNGATLQLGVGNLPEAVLAALHGHRDLGLHSGAVGDGVAALAEAGVLTNAKKSLDTGVGIGGILMGSEKLRRWAHRNPQLALRGTDYTHDPEVLAASQQLAAINAAIEVDLTGQINAEVAAGVYVGAVGGAVDFLRGAARSHGGLPIVALPATAKGKTRIVARLSGPVSTPRSDAGLIVTEHGVADLRGQPLSRRVRRLIDIAAPEHREDLERQAHETLRHCGAAFHQT, via the coding sequence ATGAGCTTATTGGCAGAGCGGCTACAGGCGCTGATCCGCCCCGGCGACACGCTGTGGTGGGGCCAGGCCACGGCCGAGCCGCTGACGCTCACGCGCGCGCTGGTGGCGCACCGCCATGCGCTGGCGCAGGGCGGGCGGCTGCGGGTGTTCGTGGGCATTGGCGCATCGGACACGCTGCAGCCCGAGCAGGCCGATGCCATCGATTTTTTTGGCTACGCCGCAGGTGGGCCGCACCGCCGCCTGGCCGAAGCCGGCGTGCTCGACATCCTGCCCAGCCACTACTCGCACCTGCCCGGCCTGATCCGCGCCGGTGTGCTGCCCGTTGACGTGGTGCTGCTGCAGGTCTCGCCCCCCGACGAGGAGGGCCGCTACAGCCTGGGCCTGGCGCAGGAATACCTGCCCGCCGCGCTGGAGCAGGCGCGCGTGGTGATCGGCGAGGTCAACCCCGCCATCCCCTGGACCCACGGCAGCGTGCACCTGCAGGCCGGCGATTTCGCGCTGCTCATCGACGCCGAGCACCCACCGCTGGAGCAAAACCGCACCGCGCCCGGCCCGGTGGAGCAGGCCATTGCACGCCATGTCGCCGCACTGATCGATAACGGCGCCACGCTGCAGCTGGGCGTGGGTAACCTGCCCGAGGCCGTGCTGGCCGCGCTGCACGGCCACCGCGACCTGGGGCTGCACAGCGGTGCGGTGGGCGACGGCGTTGCCGCCCTGGCCGAAGCCGGAGTGCTGACCAACGCGAAGAAGAGCCTGGACACCGGCGTGGGCATCGGCGGCATCCTGATGGGCAGCGAGAAGCTGCGCCGCTGGGCGCACCGCAATCCCCAGTTGGCCTTGCGCGGCACCGACTACACGCACGACCCCGAGGTGCTCGCCGCCAGCCAGCAGCTGGCCGCCATCAACGCGGCCATCGAGGTGGACCTGACTGGCCAGATCAATGCCGAAGTGGCCGCTGGCGTGTATGTGGGGGCCGTGGGTGGTGCAGTGGACTTTTTGCGCGGCGCGGCGCGCAGCCACGGCGGCCTGCCCATCGTGGCGCTGCCCGCCACCGCCAAGGGCAAGACCCGCATCGTGGCCCGGTTGTCGGGCCCCGTGAGCACACCGCGCAGCGACGCGGGCCTGATCGTCACCGAGCATGGCGTGGCCGACCTGCGTGGCCAGCCGCTGTCGCGCCGCGTGCGCCGCCTGATCGACATTGCCGCCCCCGAACACCGCGAGGACCTGGAGCGCCAGGCCCACGAAACACTGCGCCACTGTGGCGCGGCGTTTCATCAAACTTGA
- a CDS encoding enoyl-CoA hydratase/isomerase family protein — MSASPVLTSVLDGIGTITLNRPEARNALSMDMRPALAAAIAQMRDDAQVHAVILTGAGGAFCSGGDISAMLDTSRTGLAFRTGMRELHQWFPELVNLEKPVIAAVDGPAFGAGLSLALAADFVLATRRAKFCAVFGRIGLVPDLGALHLLPRIVGQQKAKELVFTARTVDADEAQQLGMVYDIVEDGAALTEAARALARRFGEASTAAIGMAKTIMNQSFESDARTIAELESYAQSMCRGSAYHQDAVQRFKAKEPLRFDWEKL; from the coding sequence ATGAGCGCATCCCCCGTGTTGACCTCGGTGCTGGACGGCATCGGCACCATCACCCTGAACCGCCCCGAAGCGCGCAACGCGCTCAGCATGGACATGCGCCCGGCCCTGGCCGCCGCGATTGCACAGATGCGTGACGACGCGCAGGTGCATGCCGTCATCCTCACCGGCGCGGGCGGCGCCTTCTGCTCGGGCGGTGACATCTCGGCCATGCTCGACACCAGCCGCACCGGCCTGGCGTTTCGCACCGGCATGCGCGAGCTGCACCAGTGGTTCCCCGAGCTGGTGAACCTGGAAAAGCCCGTGATCGCCGCCGTGGACGGCCCGGCCTTTGGCGCGGGCCTGAGCCTGGCGCTGGCGGCCGATTTTGTACTGGCCACACGCCGTGCCAAGTTCTGCGCGGTGTTCGGGCGCATCGGCCTGGTGCCCGACCTGGGCGCCCTGCACCTGCTGCCGCGCATCGTGGGCCAGCAAAAAGCCAAGGAGTTGGTCTTCACCGCGCGCACGGTCGATGCTGACGAGGCCCAGCAGCTCGGCATGGTCTACGACATCGTCGAAGACGGGGCCGCGCTGACCGAGGCCGCGCGGGCGCTGGCGCGGCGCTTTGGCGAGGCGTCCACGGCCGCCATCGGTATGGCCAAGACCATCATGAACCAGTCCTTCGAGAGCGACGCGCGCACCATCGCCGAGCTGGAGTCCTACGCCCAGTCCATGTGCCGCGGCTCGGCCTACCACCAGGACGCGGTGCAGCGCTTCAAGGCCAAGGAGCCGCTGCGGTTCGACTGGGAAAAACTATGA
- a CDS encoding MaoC family dehydratase — protein sequence MAIDYQHLKNRAFAPVHQHYTERETMLYALSLGLGNDPLDAAALPFVYEGLEGGLRALPTQAVVLGYPGFWAREPDTGIDWVKLLHGEQRVRWHQALPASGDVVGHNRITHLTDKGEDKGAIMITERRLESAAGELLATVQQVTFLRGDGGYSQQGGGQPSDAPLPALPPTPEDRAPDVTNTQAIRPEAALLYRLMGDTNPLHADPAVATKAGFERPILHGLASYGLVAHAVLRQCAGGDPTRLKALDIRFAAPVYPGETLVTEIWRVPGQAGQFQLRARVAERNKVVLSHGFAELV from the coding sequence ATGGCTATTGACTACCAACACTTGAAAAACCGGGCCTTTGCCCCCGTGCACCAGCACTACACCGAACGCGAAACCATGCTGTATGCGCTCAGCCTTGGGCTGGGCAACGACCCGCTGGACGCCGCCGCCCTGCCCTTTGTCTATGAGGGCCTGGAAGGCGGCCTGCGCGCCCTGCCCACGCAAGCCGTGGTGCTGGGCTACCCCGGCTTCTGGGCGCGCGAGCCGGACACGGGCATCGACTGGGTGAAGCTCTTGCACGGCGAGCAGCGGGTGCGCTGGCACCAGGCGCTGCCTGCCAGCGGCGACGTCGTGGGCCACAACCGCATCACGCACCTGACCGACAAGGGGGAGGACAAGGGCGCCATCATGATCACGGAGCGGCGCCTCGAATCCGCCGCGGGCGAGCTGCTGGCCACCGTGCAGCAGGTGACCTTCTTGCGCGGCGACGGCGGCTACAGCCAGCAGGGCGGCGGCCAGCCCAGCGACGCACCGCTGCCCGCGCTGCCCCCCACGCCCGAGGACCGCGCGCCCGACGTCACCAACACGCAAGCGATCCGCCCCGAGGCAGCGCTGCTGTACCGCCTGATGGGCGACACCAACCCATTGCACGCCGACCCGGCCGTGGCCACCAAGGCGGGCTTTGAGCGCCCCATCCTGCACGGCCTGGCCAGCTATGGCCTGGTGGCGCACGCGGTGCTGCGCCAGTGCGCGGGGGGCGACCCCACGCGCCTGAAGGCGCTGGACATCCGCTTTGCCGCGCCGGTGTACCCGGGCGAGACCCTGGTGACCGAGATCTGGCGCGTGCCCGGGCAAGCGGGGCAATTTCAGTTGCGCGCCCGTGTGGCGGAGCGCAACAAGGTGGTGCTGAGCCACGGGTTTGCCGAGCTGGTCTGA
- a CDS encoding SDR family NAD(P)-dependent oxidoreductase: MTQKMVQDKVVVVTGAGGGIGRDMALALAAAGAKVVVNDIGTSTTGEGTDAGPAQKVVDEIKAAGGQAVANMDSVAESAAAGRIIQCALDHFGRIDGVVNNAGILRDRFFHKMSLDEWDAVIKVHLYGSYFMARAAANHFKEQESGAFVHMTSTSGLIGNLGQANYSAAKLGLTALSKSIALDMQKFNVRSNCIAPFAWSRMIGSIPTDTPEQQARVAKIQQMTPNKIAPLAVYLLSDQAKDVNAQVFAVRNNEIFLMSQPRPLRSVHRSEGWTPEFIAEHGMPALKASFVPMDRSADVFSWDPV, from the coding sequence ATGACGCAGAAGATGGTGCAGGACAAGGTAGTGGTGGTCACGGGGGCTGGCGGCGGCATCGGGCGCGACATGGCGCTGGCCCTGGCGGCGGCCGGCGCCAAGGTGGTGGTGAATGACATCGGGACCTCCACCACGGGCGAAGGCACCGACGCCGGCCCCGCGCAGAAGGTGGTCGATGAGATCAAGGCCGCTGGCGGCCAGGCCGTGGCCAACATGGACAGCGTGGCCGAGTCTGCTGCCGCCGGCCGCATCATCCAGTGCGCGCTGGACCACTTCGGCCGCATCGACGGCGTGGTCAACAACGCGGGCATCCTGCGCGACCGGTTCTTTCACAAGATGAGCCTGGACGAGTGGGACGCCGTGATCAAGGTGCACCTGTATGGCAGCTATTTCATGGCGCGCGCCGCCGCCAACCACTTCAAGGAACAGGAGAGCGGTGCCTTCGTGCACATGACCTCCACCTCGGGCCTGATCGGCAACCTGGGCCAGGCCAACTACAGCGCCGCCAAGCTGGGCCTGACGGCCCTGTCCAAGAGCATTGCGCTGGACATGCAGAAGTTCAACGTGCGCTCCAACTGCATCGCGCCGTTTGCCTGGAGCCGCATGATCGGCTCCATCCCCACCGACACGCCCGAGCAGCAGGCGCGCGTGGCCAAGATCCAGCAGATGACACCCAACAAGATCGCGCCGCTGGCCGTGTACCTGCTGTCCGACCAGGCCAAAGATGTGAACGCCCAGGTGTTTGCCGTGCGCAACAACGAAATCTTTTTGATGAGCCAACCGCGCCCCCTGCGCTCGGTGCACCGCAGCGAGGGCTGGACGCCCGAGTTCATCGCCGAGCACGGCATGCCGGCGCTCAAGGCCTCGTTCGTTCCCATGGACCGCTCGGCCGACGTGTTCAGCTGGGATCCGGTGTAG
- a CDS encoding MaoC family dehydratase N-terminal domain-containing protein yields MATMTEPTIDNALLAHLQTWQGQSETLGDTLTAMPVAALSATLDRDDPAPAAGTALPPLWHWLYFLPHARQSEIGPDGHPKRGGFLPPVPLPRRMWAGGRLRWEMQGDGANPLRVGQEVQRTSTIQSVKHKAGRTGELLFVLVEHQYRNAQGLALTEEHDIVYRSAAQPGDPAPAPQKPPLDGQAAWSRTIVPDDVLLFRYSALTFNGHRIHYDRKYVTEVEGYPGLIVHGPLIATLLLDLLRRSLPGVQVATFDFRAVRPTFDLHPFSVHGKPSADGKTVELWAQDHEGWLTMQGTATLA; encoded by the coding sequence ATGGCGACCATGACAGAACCCACCATTGACAACGCCCTGCTCGCGCACCTGCAGACCTGGCAGGGCCAAAGCGAAACCCTGGGCGACACCCTCACGGCGATGCCCGTGGCGGCGCTGTCGGCCACGCTGGACCGTGACGACCCGGCGCCCGCCGCTGGCACCGCCCTGCCACCGCTGTGGCACTGGCTGTATTTTTTGCCGCACGCCCGGCAAAGCGAGATCGGCCCCGACGGCCACCCCAAGCGCGGGGGCTTTTTGCCACCCGTGCCGCTGCCGCGCCGCATGTGGGCGGGCGGGCGCCTGCGCTGGGAAATGCAGGGCGATGGCGCCAACCCGCTGCGCGTGGGCCAGGAGGTGCAGCGCACGTCCACCATTCAGTCGGTCAAGCACAAGGCCGGGCGCACGGGCGAGCTGCTTTTTGTGCTGGTGGAGCACCAATACCGCAATGCCCAGGGTCTGGCGCTGACCGAAGAGCACGACATCGTCTACCGCAGTGCTGCCCAGCCCGGTGACCCGGCACCCGCACCGCAAAAGCCGCCCCTGGACGGCCAGGCCGCCTGGTCGCGCACCATCGTGCCCGACGACGTGCTGCTGTTCCGCTACTCCGCGCTCACCTTCAACGGCCACCGCATCCATTACGACCGCAAGTACGTGACCGAGGTTGAGGGCTACCCCGGCCTGATCGTGCACGGCCCGCTGATCGCCACGCTGCTGCTGGACCTGCTGCGTCGCAGTCTGCCCGGCGTGCAGGTGGCCACGTTCGACTTCCGCGCGGTGCGCCCCACCTTCGATCTGCACCCCTTCAGCGTGCACGGCAAGCCATCGGCCGACGGCAAGACCGTGGAGCTGTGGGCCCAGGACCACGAGGGCTGGCTGACCATGCAGGGCACGGCCACGCTGGCCTGA
- a CDS encoding acyl-CoA dehydrogenase family protein has product MIHQPDQYQEIRDAVRALCAQFPDEYFRKVDEARGYPEAFVDALTKAGWMAALIPQEYGGSGLTMAEASVIMEEINRSGGNSGACHGQMYVMNAIVRSGSEAQKQKYLPKIASGELRIQSMGVTEPTTGSDTTKLKTTAVKKDGRWVINGQKVWISRIQHSDLMILLARTTPADQVTKRSDGLSCFLIDLHQAIGNGLTVRPILNMVNHETNELFFDNLEIPEDALLGEEGKGFKTLLDGLNAERTLIAAECIGDGYWFIDRATKYAKERVVFNRPIGQNQGVQFPIADAFIELEAANLMRWKACEKIDAHQNAGAEANMAKYLAAKASWEAANVCLQTHGGFGFACEYDIERKFRETRLYQVAPISTNMIYSYVAEHILGLPRSF; this is encoded by the coding sequence ATGATCCACCAGCCCGACCAGTACCAGGAAATCCGCGACGCCGTGCGCGCCCTCTGTGCCCAGTTCCCCGACGAATATTTCCGCAAGGTCGACGAGGCCCGAGGCTACCCCGAGGCGTTTGTCGATGCCCTGACCAAGGCCGGCTGGATGGCCGCGCTGATCCCGCAGGAATACGGCGGCTCGGGCCTGACCATGGCCGAGGCCTCGGTCATCATGGAAGAGATCAACCGCAGCGGCGGCAACTCCGGCGCCTGCCATGGCCAGATGTACGTGATGAACGCCATCGTGCGCAGCGGCAGCGAGGCGCAAAAGCAAAAGTACCTGCCCAAGATCGCCTCGGGCGAGTTGCGCATCCAGTCCATGGGCGTGACCGAGCCCACCACCGGCAGCGACACCACCAAGCTCAAGACCACGGCGGTGAAGAAGGACGGCCGCTGGGTCATCAACGGGCAAAAGGTCTGGATCTCGCGCATCCAGCACAGCGATCTGATGATTCTGCTGGCCCGCACCACGCCTGCCGACCAGGTGACAAAGCGCTCCGACGGCCTGAGCTGCTTCCTGATCGACCTGCACCAGGCGATTGGCAACGGCCTCACCGTGCGCCCCATCCTGAACATGGTCAACCACGAGACCAACGAGCTGTTCTTCGACAACCTCGAAATCCCCGAGGACGCGCTGCTGGGCGAAGAGGGCAAGGGCTTCAAGACCCTGCTGGACGGCCTGAACGCCGAGCGCACCCTGATTGCCGCCGAGTGCATTGGCGATGGCTACTGGTTCATCGACCGCGCCACCAAGTACGCCAAGGAGCGTGTGGTGTTCAACCGCCCCATCGGCCAGAACCAGGGCGTGCAGTTCCCGATTGCCGATGCCTTCATCGAGCTGGAAGCCGCCAACCTGATGCGCTGGAAGGCCTGCGAGAAGATCGACGCCCACCAGAACGCAGGCGCCGAGGCCAACATGGCCAAGTACCTGGCGGCCAAGGCCAGCTGGGAGGCCGCCAACGTCTGCCTGCAGACCCACGGCGGCTTTGGCTTCGCATGCGAATACGACATCGAGCGCAAATTCCGCGAAACGCGCCTGTACCAGGTGGCGCCGATATCGACCAACATGATTTACAGCTACGTGGCCGAGCATATCCTCGGGCTTCCACGCTCCTTCTGA